The following coding sequences lie in one Pontibacter sp. G13 genomic window:
- a CDS encoding gamma-glutamylcyclotransferase family protein, which yields MHEAEAYPLFVYGTLMRQTDNIMSEFLSRKATLVGPASMPGHIYKINFFPGATYDRYIPDRVKGELYTLSDPKIVWQVLDRYEGYDPQDEEHSLFVRSLCEVETPNGIWHTSWVYLYNLPVEEYPRIQGGDFLEYEQNRA from the coding sequence ATGCATGAAGCCGAAGCTTATCCGCTATTCGTTTATGGCACATTGATGCGCCAGACGGATAATATTATGTCTGAGTTTCTCAGCCGGAAAGCCACGCTTGTGGGACCCGCCAGCATGCCCGGGCACATCTACAAAATCAACTTCTTCCCCGGAGCGACCTATGACCGCTACATTCCTGATCGGGTGAAAGGAGAGCTCTACACCCTGAGCGATCCCAAAATCGTCTGGCAGGTATTGGATAGGTATGAAGGATATGATCCCCAAGATGAAGAACACTCCCTTTTTGTTAGATCACTCTGTGAAGTAGAAACACCCAACGGTATTTGGCATACCAGCTGGGTGTATCTGTATAATCTACCTGTAGAGGAGTATCCAAGAATTCAAGGCGGGGATTTCCTTGAATATGAACAAAATCGAGCCTAA
- a CDS encoding META domain-containing protein, whose protein sequence is MNISTLNWIWMPLVMVWTLAACNGNKSVNNKTVFVGPTKVNCVGVGPMKCLQIRYHPDEEWKMYYQDIDGFSHQEGVEYELLVEEYVIPNPPADGSNKGMKLIRIVNQAEAANPFEEGLANTSWRLKEWGDPADLTEVPVDVEVTMEFEEERVAGSAGCNRYFSSYTASGGTLSLGPAGATRKMCPPEIMEVEDKFLKDLESLTGYELEQGQLILTTEAGMAWRLERQ, encoded by the coding sequence ATGAATATCTCAACCCTGAATTGGATTTGGATGCCATTGGTGATGGTTTGGACTTTGGCAGCCTGCAACGGTAATAAGTCCGTCAACAACAAAACCGTTTTTGTGGGTCCAACCAAGGTGAATTGTGTGGGGGTAGGACCGATGAAATGCCTCCAGATCCGGTATCATCCTGATGAGGAATGGAAGATGTACTATCAGGACATCGATGGATTTAGTCATCAGGAGGGAGTTGAGTACGAGTTGCTTGTGGAGGAATACGTCATTCCCAATCCACCTGCGGACGGTTCTAATAAGGGCATGAAACTGATCCGTATCGTGAATCAGGCGGAAGCAGCCAATCCTTTTGAGGAAGGTTTGGCCAACACTTCCTGGAGACTGAAGGAATGGGGAGACCCCGCAGATCTGACGGAAGTCCCGGTAGATGTGGAGGTTACGATGGAATTTGAGGAAGAGCGCGTGGCAGGATCTGCTGGATGCAATCGATATTTCTCGAGCTATACTGCTTCTGGGGGGACGTTATCACTCGGTCCAGCGGGAGCGACTCGCAAAATGTGTCCACCTGAGATCATGGAAGTGGAGGACAAGTTTCTGAAGGATTTGGAGTCTCTAACTGGATATGAGCTTGAGCAAGGTCAGTTGATCCTAACGACCGAGGCGGGAATGGCTTGGCGTTTGGAACGGCAATAG
- a CDS encoding DUF1269 domain-containing protein, with protein sequence MSTLVAIAFDNELGANGALNKLQKLQKEYLVDLEDAVIATHLENGKVKLHQSFNLVKEGAIGSAWWGGLIGLLFGGGLGLVIGGAAAAGLGAIGGSMVDYGINDQFMKDLAAKMTPGSSALFILLRSATMDKVEDELNGVGGTLLQTSLSKEDEARLQAALSGNRSSDDQPEG encoded by the coding sequence ATGAGCACATTAGTCGCGATTGCATTTGACAACGAATTAGGCGCCAATGGAGCGCTCAACAAACTTCAGAAGCTTCAGAAGGAGTATTTGGTGGATTTGGAGGATGCTGTGATTGCCACGCATTTGGAAAATGGCAAGGTCAAACTCCATCAATCATTCAATCTAGTCAAAGAAGGAGCCATCGGAAGTGCATGGTGGGGAGGTTTGATCGGTCTGCTATTCGGTGGGGGCCTGGGATTGGTAATTGGCGGAGCGGCGGCTGCCGGATTGGGTGCTATCGGTGGTTCGATGGTCGACTACGGGATCAATGATCAATTCATGAAAGATCTGGCTGCCAAAATGACGCCCGGTAGTTCTGCACTTTTTATCCTCCTTCGAAGTGCGACCATGGATAAGGTCGAAGATGAACTGAATGGGGTAGGAGGTACCCTGCTTCAAACCAGCTTGTCCAAAGAGGATGAAGCAAGGTTGCAAGCAGCCCTCAGTGGCAACCGTTCTTCCGATGACCAGCCGGAGGGTTGA
- a CDS encoding carbohydrate porin: MMGQFQIATNKNFSMGGYGRIGVNWSFTSGGLVGRQLNLLGMGSMGGRTEEQDYLEWVNTIHFYPKNRKAGDTTFVDFQLRIAVFSQSAQLFGNQNTVSPGGLVFALPEMFVYARGINGTNWDAWIGNRFYRGDDVYLADYFYFDDHSAQGAGVRYRNTTFAAQFIGSADTTTNLPPYFYLNIINGAPIVENRQRVVFVGEQEWPINDRHYLKFLAEYHVIPSGENQFNTLLDTLNFPSDYGFVAGVKHKWNLPTGLPGSFNHFAARIGTRIANGGDGGSTRTWLTYGAPDEDSDRYDGAYSFSVTNHLLLNWREDLTFNGYFIYRHSRGGADTLGTAESLLGTEVFNRKDDLAIGLRGTLKITPYFHFHNEIHFSLRKDGTQDPASMIKVAFQPTLVPTGNNDYWARPELRLVASLAVYNDFALNNQYSAYLQQAGAQRFGGFLGFRAEWWLWD; the protein is encoded by the coding sequence ATGATGGGCCAATTTCAAATCGCCACCAACAAGAATTTCAGCATGGGGGGCTATGGCCGGATTGGGGTCAACTGGTCTTTCACCTCTGGTGGCCTAGTTGGAAGACAACTCAATCTGTTGGGCATGGGGAGCATGGGAGGTAGAACCGAAGAACAAGACTATCTCGAATGGGTCAATACAATTCATTTCTATCCCAAGAATAGAAAGGCCGGCGATACCACCTTCGTAGATTTTCAGCTTCGAATCGCGGTATTCTCACAAAGCGCTCAACTTTTCGGAAACCAAAACACCGTTTCTCCCGGGGGGCTGGTATTCGCGCTTCCAGAGATGTTTGTGTATGCCAGAGGGATCAATGGCACGAACTGGGATGCATGGATCGGCAACCGATTTTACCGAGGGGATGATGTATATCTGGCCGACTACTTTTACTTTGATGACCACTCTGCCCAAGGAGCTGGAGTCAGGTACCGCAATACCACCTTTGCAGCGCAATTCATCGGCTCGGCAGATACCACCACCAACCTCCCCCCCTACTTCTACCTCAACATCATCAATGGGGCGCCCATCGTCGAGAACCGACAACGGGTGGTATTTGTAGGGGAGCAAGAATGGCCGATCAATGACCGCCATTACCTCAAATTTCTGGCAGAGTATCATGTGATTCCATCTGGCGAGAATCAATTCAACACCTTGCTGGATACCCTCAATTTCCCGTCAGACTATGGGTTTGTCGCGGGGGTCAAACACAAATGGAACTTACCCACAGGACTGCCGGGTTCATTCAACCATTTCGCAGCGAGAATCGGCACCCGCATCGCCAACGGAGGAGATGGCGGCAGTACGAGAACTTGGCTGACCTATGGAGCCCCCGATGAAGATTCTGATCGATATGATGGTGCCTACTCATTTTCGGTGACCAACCATCTCCTACTGAATTGGCGGGAGGACCTCACCTTCAACGGATACTTTATCTATCGGCATTCACGAGGAGGGGCAGACACGCTGGGGACTGCCGAATCACTCCTTGGAACAGAAGTGTTCAACCGGAAGGATGATCTCGCAATTGGCCTTCGGGGCACGCTCAAAATCACGCCATACTTTCATTTCCACAACGAGATCCATTTTTCCCTCCGAAAAGATGGCACACAAGATCCTGCCAGCATGATCAAGGTCGCCTTTCAACCGACCCTGGTTCCTACCGGCAACAACGACTATTGGGCTCGCCCGGAATTGCGACTGGTAGCCTCTTTGGCCGTTTACAATGACTTTGCACTCAACAATCAATATTCGGCCTACCTCCAGCAGGCAGGTGCCCAAAGGTTTGGAGGTTTTCTCGGCTTCAGGGCAGAGTGGTGGCTATGGGATTGA
- a CDS encoding outer membrane beta-barrel protein has translation MKRILTSTIALLILVFCGGQVHAQDEIIVVEVDESAFNWGNDLIYLRPSFSWAEDGIDTLTRNLNGNGFTIGIEHFMRDRWSIGMEVGFTTLIPTNEVQLEIDHFVIPAYITGGYHFGGERLKGNIGIGLGSQIDRRVAEDFSQSKVRSSVAIQAKAGFTWFFADRAGLSANYAFHYLEHSFVEDGIMQQVSIGISFHPEF, from the coding sequence ATGAAACGAATTCTGACCAGTACCATCGCTTTGCTGATCCTCGTGTTTTGCGGGGGGCAAGTCCATGCTCAGGACGAGATTATCGTCGTGGAAGTGGACGAAAGTGCGTTCAATTGGGGCAATGACCTCATTTACCTGAGGCCCAGTTTTTCTTGGGCGGAAGACGGAATCGACACACTCACGAGAAATCTGAATGGAAACGGATTTACCATTGGGATAGAGCACTTTATGCGAGATCGCTGGTCGATTGGCATGGAGGTCGGATTTACCACGCTCATTCCCACCAATGAGGTGCAGCTCGAAATCGACCATTTTGTCATTCCTGCCTATATCACTGGGGGCTACCATTTTGGGGGAGAACGTCTCAAGGGGAATATCGGGATTGGACTAGGCTCCCAGATTGACAGAAGGGTTGCCGAAGACTTCAGCCAATCCAAGGTGCGATCCAGTGTCGCGATACAAGCCAAGGCGGGCTTCACCTGGTTTTTTGCGGATAGAGCGGGTCTGAGCGCCAATTACGCCTTTCACTATCTGGAGCATAGTTTTGTCGAAGATGGAATCATGCAGCAGGTCTCGATTGGCATCAGTTTCCATCCTGAATTTTGA
- a CDS encoding DUF4136 domain-containing protein translates to MSSTRRLVCLTGIAAFALMMVAGCYPGLDRSLTDYDLVGTRYDPDINFDDLISYEIADSVVFIEDGESSELDQRTQDRILDRVNTNMQNLGWTLDRDPNVAADVVMLVSVVRLTNSSWWIDYPWWGWWGWYPGWPPGWGPGWGPGYGWGVPIVYTYETGTIVVEMISVNDADENSQTVPLAWAGAGNGLLSNSDQASLDRVLTAIDAMFEQSPILIK, encoded by the coding sequence ATGAGTTCGACTCGCCGACTTGTTTGCCTGACCGGAATTGCTGCCTTTGCCCTCATGATGGTTGCTGGTTGCTATCCTGGACTCGACCGCTCGCTTACCGACTACGACCTCGTTGGGACGCGGTATGATCCTGACATCAACTTCGATGACTTGATATCCTATGAGATTGCGGATTCGGTGGTGTTTATCGAAGATGGTGAATCCTCCGAGCTGGACCAGCGAACCCAAGATCGAATTCTCGACCGCGTGAATACAAATATGCAGAATCTGGGCTGGACGCTCGATCGCGACCCGAATGTCGCCGCCGATGTTGTCATGCTGGTTTCTGTCGTGCGGCTCACCAATTCGAGTTGGTGGATCGACTATCCTTGGTGGGGATGGTGGGGGTGGTACCCCGGATGGCCACCCGGATGGGGACCCGGTTGGGGGCCTGGATATGGATGGGGAGTGCCCATCGTCTATACTTATGAAACGGGCACCATTGTCGTGGAGATGATCTCTGTCAATGATGCAGATGAAAATTCCCAGACTGTACCACTTGCTTGGGCGGGAGCAGGAAACGGCCTTCTCAGCAACTCAGACCAAGCCAGTTTGGATAGAGTGTTGACGGCGATCGATGCCATGTTTGAGCAATCTCCTATCCTTATCAAGTAG
- a CDS encoding response regulator yields the protein MNILLIEDNPGDILLAEEALNYCQLDEYQMKVIQDGEAAVAYLKTLEGLGAPAHDIIMLDLNLPRINGLEVLKFIKTHASLRLIPVLVFSTSESLKDIHSSYSHQANCYITKPVDFDEFVAVMNHVTNFWKMAKLPTQLVA from the coding sequence ATGAACATACTATTGATCGAAGACAACCCTGGAGACATTCTGCTCGCCGAAGAAGCCCTGAACTATTGTCAGCTGGATGAATATCAGATGAAGGTAATTCAGGACGGTGAAGCGGCTGTCGCTTATCTCAAGACTTTGGAAGGACTCGGTGCGCCCGCGCATGATATCATCATGTTGGATCTCAATTTGCCCCGGATCAATGGACTCGAAGTGCTGAAATTCATCAAGACCCATGCCTCGCTTCGATTGATTCCCGTGTTGGTATTCTCCACCTCCGAATCATTGAAAGATATACATAGCAGCTACTCGCATCAGGCCAATTGCTATATCACCAAACCGGTCGATTTCGATGAGTTTGTAGCTGTCATGAATCACGTCACCAACTTCTGGAAGATGGCCAAGTTGCCTACCCAGCTCGTTGCCTGA
- a CDS encoding TonB-dependent receptor, producing the protein MKDASFRTAWLLLCLCVGLSFAGFAQDAKLVGKVVTPLNQPLVDVNISVEGTSFRAQTDEDGRFSLTLPSENTYRIIFTHAGYARSVREMYLAPGRTYDLNIKMVVRETEQVDILGEQDPTSIDEREGMMISPISMEEVQEVPLVTSIEGLMKSMPGVTSNSEFSSQYNVRGGNFDENLVYVNGIEIYRPFLARSGQQEGLGFSNPSMAQGLKFSTGGFGANYGDKLSSVLDITYRQPTKFAATAELGLLNTNLHVEGTLLKDGPDEPGKLTYLMGARRFTFGNLLNTLETDGEYSSNFLDYQGLFTYTPKSNKPLLKIRERRDGTQDTLYRPTNPLKITSFVAWTRNRYSVEPSTMETTFGTLQQPFRLLVGFEGREITAYNTTLGALMVEHQPTTRVKFDYILSAYRTQESELFDLEGGYLLGQVNNNLGSEEFNETDFDLGIGSIFRSGRNYLDAQVYAAQFRARWVLGKNDNHRFQFGVRFQHQDVQDDLKEYVLTDSAGYVVNENDYSFNVNSFTRGNITLSSNQYKAFIQDEWQLSDHAFLLMGVRGIYNDLLDEWLLSPRGQLLVNLAENERGGVKTRLKIAGGLYVQPPFYRELRRLDGTLNLDIASQQSIHAIVGLDHQFQMWNRPFRLTTEAYYKWLYNLIPYEIDNIRIRYYPDEVADGFAYGTDVRVNGEFIPGVDSWVSVGLLKTMEDVRGDEEGYVSRPTDQRLTFAMYFQDELPIDPTFKVHLNYTYGSGMRVGIPGQFETRTDYKLPAYHRADLGFSKLITFQSRAGKGNHAGLESIWATFEVFNLLQKANTISYIWVEDLDNNQYGVPSRLSGMMLNLRVIAKIR; encoded by the coding sequence ATGAAAGATGCTTCGTTTCGGACAGCATGGTTGCTGCTCTGCTTGTGTGTAGGACTGTCGTTTGCTGGATTTGCTCAGGATGCCAAATTGGTCGGGAAGGTGGTTACCCCCCTAAATCAGCCCTTGGTGGACGTAAATATCTCAGTAGAAGGAACTTCCTTTCGGGCCCAGACCGATGAAGACGGGAGATTTTCCCTGACACTCCCCAGTGAAAATACCTATCGCATCATCTTCACCCACGCAGGATACGCCCGTTCAGTCCGCGAAATGTATCTGGCACCGGGACGGACCTATGATTTGAATATCAAAATGGTCGTTCGCGAAACGGAGCAGGTCGACATTTTGGGAGAGCAAGATCCGACAAGCATTGATGAGCGGGAGGGCATGATGATTTCTCCCATCAGTATGGAAGAGGTACAAGAGGTTCCACTTGTGACGAGTATCGAAGGCTTGATGAAAAGTATGCCGGGCGTCACCTCCAATAGCGAATTCTCCTCTCAGTATAATGTCCGTGGTGGGAACTTTGACGAGAACTTGGTCTACGTCAACGGAATTGAAATATACCGCCCTTTCCTTGCGAGAAGTGGCCAACAGGAAGGCCTTGGGTTTTCCAATCCATCCATGGCGCAAGGCTTGAAGTTTAGCACAGGTGGTTTCGGAGCCAATTACGGGGACAAGCTCAGTTCCGTACTGGATATTACCTATCGTCAGCCCACCAAATTTGCCGCTACCGCAGAGCTTGGATTGCTCAACACCAATCTCCATGTGGAAGGTACCCTGCTCAAGGATGGCCCAGATGAACCGGGTAAATTGACCTATCTCATGGGAGCACGTCGATTTACGTTCGGCAACCTCCTGAACACCCTTGAGACAGATGGAGAGTATTCGAGTAATTTCCTCGATTATCAGGGATTGTTCACCTACACCCCGAAGTCCAATAAGCCACTGTTGAAAATTCGAGAGCGCAGAGATGGTACGCAGGACACCCTGTATCGTCCGACCAATCCCCTCAAGATTACCTCCTTTGTCGCTTGGACTCGCAATCGTTATTCGGTAGAGCCATCTACAATGGAGACGACCTTTGGTACGCTCCAACAGCCATTCCGCTTGCTCGTGGGATTTGAAGGACGCGAGATCACCGCATACAATACCACCCTTGGCGCATTGATGGTGGAGCATCAGCCTACTACCCGCGTCAAATTTGATTATATCCTATCTGCCTATCGCACACAGGAGAGTGAACTATTTGATCTGGAAGGCGGCTATCTCCTTGGGCAGGTCAACAATAACCTTGGATCTGAAGAATTCAATGAGACGGACTTCGATTTGGGAATTGGATCGATTTTCAGGTCTGGTAGAAATTATCTGGATGCTCAGGTTTACGCCGCTCAATTCCGCGCTAGATGGGTATTGGGGAAAAACGACAACCACCGCTTTCAATTCGGTGTGAGATTCCAGCATCAAGATGTCCAGGATGATTTGAAGGAATATGTCCTGACAGATTCCGCGGGCTATGTCGTCAATGAGAATGACTATTCTTTCAATGTGAATAGCTTCACGAGAGGGAACATCACCTTGTCTTCCAATCAATACAAAGCTTTCATCCAAGATGAATGGCAGCTCTCCGACCATGCATTCCTGTTGATGGGGGTTCGGGGAATTTACAATGATCTGCTGGATGAGTGGTTGCTATCTCCTCGGGGCCAGCTGCTGGTCAATCTGGCTGAGAATGAGCGTGGAGGTGTCAAGACCCGCTTGAAGATCGCAGGGGGACTGTATGTTCAGCCTCCGTTTTATCGCGAGCTACGAAGACTGGATGGTACGCTGAATCTGGATATCGCTTCTCAGCAGTCCATTCATGCGATTGTCGGGTTGGATCATCAGTTCCAAATGTGGAACCGACCCTTCCGATTGACTACAGAAGCCTATTACAAATGGCTGTACAATCTCATCCCCTACGAGATTGACAACATCCGCATCCGTTATTATCCGGATGAGGTGGCAGATGGATTTGCGTATGGGACAGATGTCAGAGTCAATGGGGAATTTATACCGGGAGTGGATTCTTGGGTAAGTGTAGGACTCTTGAAAACGATGGAGGATGTACGAGGAGACGAGGAAGGATACGTATCTCGTCCAACGGATCAGCGTTTGACATTTGCCATGTATTTTCAGGACGAATTGCCCATCGATCCGACCTTCAAAGTGCACCTGAATTACACCTATGGTTCTGGTATGCGCGTGGGGATCCCCGGTCAGTTTGAGACCCGAACCGACTATAAACTACCTGCCTATCATCGTGCAGACCTTGGATTTTCCAAATTGATCACCTTCCAGTCTAGAGCTGGAAAAGGGAACCATGCTGGCCTTGAATCCATTTGGGCGACCTTTGAAGTTTTCAACCTTTTGCAGAAAGCCAACACCATTTCGTACATCTGGGTGGAGGATTTGGACAACAATCAATACGGGGTGCCGAGCCGTCTATCGGGCATGATGCTGAACCTTCGGGTGATTGCGAAGATCCGATAA
- a CDS encoding MerR family transcriptional regulator → MGRYFIKDLEHLSGIKAHTLRIWEQRHGVVEPKRTDTNIRYYDDEDLKHIMNVAYLNRNGMKISRIAKMSRVEIQEAVKSLGETNLEFPNQVQMLILAMVHLDEDRFEKILATNTLQFGFERTMMEIVYPFLGEIGILWQTGSINPAHEHFVSSLIRQKVVVAIDGQVKHFTPATKTFILFLPEGEMHEISLLFAAYLLRSRGHRVIYLGPNLPLDNLPSICEVHEPDYMMSIFTTYPGPEDVPQYLSDLEGYVGKVKLLISGYQALLSKDSFPEHAQVFKTVAGFISYVDQLGISSN, encoded by the coding sequence TTGGGAAGATATTTCATTAAGGATCTGGAGCATCTCTCGGGTATCAAAGCTCATACCCTGAGAATTTGGGAACAACGTCACGGCGTAGTTGAACCCAAACGTACCGATACGAATATCCGGTACTATGATGACGAGGATCTGAAGCATATTATGAACGTGGCTTATCTCAATCGAAACGGGATGAAAATCTCCCGGATCGCCAAGATGTCGCGTGTGGAGATACAGGAGGCTGTCAAGTCTCTGGGAGAGACCAATCTGGAATTTCCCAACCAGGTTCAGATGTTGATTCTGGCCATGGTCCATTTGGACGAGGACCGTTTTGAGAAAATTCTAGCGACCAACACTCTCCAGTTCGGTTTTGAGCGAACTATGATGGAGATCGTGTACCCCTTCTTGGGAGAAATTGGAATTTTGTGGCAGACCGGGAGCATCAACCCAGCGCATGAGCATTTCGTGTCTAGTTTGATTCGCCAGAAGGTAGTGGTAGCGATTGACGGCCAGGTCAAGCACTTCACTCCTGCGACCAAGACTTTCATCTTGTTTCTTCCTGAGGGGGAAATGCATGAAATTTCCCTTCTGTTTGCAGCCTATCTTCTAAGGTCTCGTGGTCACCGGGTCATTTATCTTGGACCCAACCTTCCATTGGACAACCTTCCCAGTATATGTGAAGTGCACGAGCCCGATTACATGATGAGTATTTTTACGACTTATCCCGGGCCAGAGGATGTTCCGCAGTATCTGTCAGATCTGGAAGGATATGTAGGCAAGGTGAAGCTCTTGATCTCTGGTTATCAGGCTTTGCTTTCAAAAGATTCTTTCCCTGAACACGCTCAGGTATTCAAGACTGTGGCGGGATTTATTTCCTACGTGGACCAGCTGGGAATTTCCAGCAATTAA